The segment cgccgcagcccctaCCGGAGCGCTGATGTCGCCCCCGCCGCGGCTCCCGCGGGCGCCGCCGCCAGCCGGGCGGGGGCAGGCGAAGTTCCCACCGCACCGCCGGTCCCGCCCGGGGACCCCCGCGCCGATGGGCACGGCAGGGGGCGGTGGGGGACCGCGCCCGCCCGCGACCCCTGCCCGCCGCGGCCCAGCGCCGCCGGCCGCCCCCGGCATCCCGCCCGCTCGCCGCTCCGCCCGTGCCGGCACCGCTGCCCGGCGCTGCCAGCCGCCCCTTCGGCACCGGTCGCAAGGGATGCGCACGACGACGGGCATCCCCCGCCGGACCTTACCGGCCGCGCTCGCCGCCCTCGGCCACCCGGGCTgccgccgctccgcgccgcgCTCCCGCAGCCGGGGCGCATCCCTGCTCCGCCCGCAGCCGCACCAGCCGGCAGAGCGCGCGCCGCGCGGGAGCGCAGCGCGGGCACCGGCGGAGCTCGCCCTCGCCGACTGGCACCGCCGGCAGCCAATGGGCGCCCGCGCCGCGCCGAGGGGGCGGGACGGCGTGACGGGAACGGGCCAATGGGAGCGGCCCCGCGCGGCAGCGCCGCTTCCGGGCAGCGGGAGCCGCTCCGGGGCCGTGCCGCCCGTGTGCCCGCGGCCGCTGTCCCCGCCGGGCGCTGCGCTCCGTGTCCCCGCGGGCGCTCCGGGACGCGCTCCAGCCCCGGCAGAGGGTGCCCATGGTGGTAACGCGCgcggctgggccagccttgccCATCCCCAGCCGCTCTGGAAAACGGGAGCGGGCTGAGGGCCGGCCGTGCGGATGGAGAGCGTGTGCCTGCCCGGTGCCCGCGTGCACAGGAGTGTGGAGCTTCACACCCGGGCGCTttgtgcaaaataaaaaaaactagTGGAAGAAGATGTCTTTTTTTCAAGGAAACCCCACTGAGCTGAAACCGTGTCCGCAGGCAACATCCCCGCGGCTGCCGCCGACCTTGGCGCGGGCGCGGCGGGAGCAGGAGCGCGTCCTCGGCCGCTGCCGCGCtgcggtgcggtgcggtgcTGTGCGGTGCGGTGCTGTGCTGTGCGGTGCGGTGCGGGACCCTCCATCGCCGCGGCTGTCACTGCGCTGCGGGGTTGGCACCGAGTCTGCAAGGTCTCGGAACTTGTGCCGCTGGCAGTGCCCCACCTGCCCGCACCCGTGCTTAAATTGGTTCGGCTGTAGCAGCGGTTTTTGCCAGTGGACCAGGTGCCTGTTTCTAACTTTAGTTTGTGTGGCGCATCCATGGGTTTGCATTGTTGTTACTCTGTAGAACGAGGTGTTCTGTGCGCTGACCACAGTGGTGCACTGTAGAGCGTACGGGTCTGCTGGGGTACCACAGGCCCTGGAGCAGTGAGGATCGAGGATGGACCACAGGGGATTATTGGTGTAAGGCACTAGGGAAATGGGCATGGGCTTTTGGTACTGGAGGCCCGTGGTGATAAACGGCTCGCCTGCGGTCACTCAAAGAAATGCAAGCCTGGAGCTGGATGAAAGTGCGTTTGGAGGTTGCAAAGAAACACTACCTGACGTATCTAAAGGTAAAACACTACATTCAGGTGCAGAATTGGAGCTGCATaccaatgaagaaagaaaaaggtagCAAAGGGAGAAAAATTATCTTAAGGGGAACTagaggagggggaggaaatACAAACCTGAATATCGGACTTCTCCTGGCC is part of the Passer domesticus isolate bPasDom1 chromosome 10, bPasDom1.hap1, whole genome shotgun sequence genome and harbors:
- the B3GALT1 gene encoding beta-1,3-galactosyltransferase 1 isoform X2; amino-acid sequence: MGKAGPAARVTTMGTLCRGWSASRSARGDTERSARRGQRPRAHGRHGPGAAPAARKRRCRAGPLPLARSRHAVPPPRRGAGAHWLPAVPVGEGELRRCPRCAPARRALCRLVRLRAEQGCAPAAGARRGAAAARVAEGGERGRFFNTESTLVSYVMRRQANSGEQQ
- the B3GALT1 gene encoding beta-1,3-galactosyltransferase 1 isoform X4, with product MGKAGPAARVTTMGTLCRGWSASRSARGDTERSARRGQRPRAHGRHGPGAAPAARKRRCRAGPLPLARSRHAVPPPRRGAGAHWLPAVPVGEGELRRCPRCAPARRALCRLVRLRAEQGCAPAAGARRGAAAARVAEGGERGRMQKTG
- the B3GALT1 gene encoding beta-1,3-galactosyltransferase 1 isoform X3, coding for MGKAGPAARVTTMGTLCRGWSASRSARGDTERSARRGQRPRAHGRHGPGAAPAARKRRCRAGPLPLARSRHAVPPPRRGAGAHWLPAVPVGEGELRRCPRCAPARRALCRLVRLRAEQGCAPAAGARRGAAAARVAEGGERGRCCTGPWPFTVVVH